In Aedes albopictus strain Foshan chromosome 3, AalbF5, whole genome shotgun sequence, the following are encoded in one genomic region:
- the LOC134289769 gene encoding uncharacterized protein LOC134289769, whose amino-acid sequence MDSGSSHRACRSRTAEVCRLCLKKRYLVDIDCNQYLCMQLKECFPHLSPDDSELPRFVCGECYQLVEITYQFIIRTRRTEVLLRSYVHMGGDFPNEGTLEVEYRRSSKRSASPEKDNQEVKPESKKRRSSEVSSNSKKDNERNSSKHRDDSKRESTKHKEKDSSRHKQTSNRSSSSSKRKEKEGYTKKDTMLPTKAMTEAELKRYYNSDEYLFGGAVDLEPVKTQNDRVEEIQPPKDAAIRMESVASHLKGISLEMSYEEMANVLAALQTIQNSQKVSM is encoded by the coding sequence ATGGATTCTGGAAGTTCGCATCGTGCTTGCAGATCTCGGACAGCGGAAGTATGCCGTTTGTGCCTTAAAAAGCGATACCTCGTCGACATCGACTGCAATCAATACCTTTGTATGCAGCTAAAGGAGTGTTTTCCACATCTATCGCCGGACGATAGTGAGCTTCCGAGGTTTGTGTGTGGCGAATGTTATCAACTGGTGGAGATAACGTACCAATTCATCATCAGGACCCGTCGCACAGAAGTTCTTCTACGATCATACGTACACATGGGAGGAGATTTCCCCAACGAAGGGACACTGGAAGTAGAATATCGTCGGAGTTCGAAACGATCGGCATCACCGGAGAAGGATAACCAGGAGGTGAAACCAGAGTCGAAGAAGAGGCGATCGTCCGAAGTGTCATCGAACAGTAAGAAAGACAACGAGCGGAATTCATCGAAGCACAGGGATGATAGTAAGCGAGAATCGACGAAACACAAGGAGAAGGATTCATCAAGGCACAAGCAAACATCCAATCGCTCATCATCGTCTTCAAAGCGTAAAGAGAAGGAGGGCTACACCAAGAAGGACACCATGCTACCTACTAAAGCAATGACGGAGGCTGAATTGAAAAGATATTATAATTCGGATGAATATTTGTTTGGCGGAGCAGTGGATTTGGAACCAGTTAAGACGCAAAACGACCGTGTTGAAGAAATCCAACCCCCAAAGGATGCGGCTATACGAATGGAATCTGTTGCTAGTCATTTAAAAGGAATTTCGTTAGAAATGTCATACGAAGAAATGGCGAATGTTTTGGCAGCGCTTCAGACTATTCAAAACAGTCAAAAAGTAAGTATGTGA
- the LOC134289770 gene encoding uncharacterized protein LOC134289770 has product MDSGSSHRARKSRTAEVCRLCLKKRYLVDIDCNQYLCMQQKECFPHLSLDDSELPRFVCGECYQLVEITYQFIIRTRRTEVLLRSYVHMGGDFPNEGTLEAEYRRSSKRSASPEKDNQEEKPESKKRRSSEESSNSKKDNERNSSKHRDDSKRESTKHKEKDSSRHKQTSNRSSSSSKRKEKEGYSKKDSMLPTKAMTEAELKRYYNSDEYLFGGAVDLEPVKTQNDRVEEIQPPKDAAIRIESVASHLKGISLEMSYEEMANVLAALQTIESSKKVSM; this is encoded by the coding sequence ATGGATTCTGGAAGTTCGCATCGTGCTCGCAAATCTCGGACAGCGGAAGTTTGCCGTTTGTGCCTTAAGAAGCGATATCTCGTCGACATCGACTGCAATCAATACCTTTGTATGCAGCAAAAGGAGTGTTTTCCACATCTATCGCTGGACGATAGTGAACTTCCGAGGTTTGTGTGTGGCGAATGTTACCAACTGGTGGAGATAACATACCAATTCATCATCAGGACACGTCGCACAGAAGTTCTTCTACGATCATATGTACACATGGGAGGAGATTTCCCCAACGAAGGGACACTGGAAGCAGAATATCGTCGGAGTTCGAAACGATCGGCATCACCGGAGAAGGATAACCAGGAGGAGAAACCAGAATCGAAGAAGAGGCGATCGTCCGAAGAGTCATCGAACAGTAAGAAAGACAACGAGCGGAATTCATCGAAGCACAGGGATGATAGTAAGCGAGAATCGACGAAACACAAGGAGAAGGATTCATCAAGACACAAACAAACATCAAATCGCTCATCATCGTCTTCAAAGCGTAAAGAGAAGGAGGGCTACAGCAAGAAGGACAGCATGCTACCTACTAAAGCAATGACGGAGGCTGAGTTGAAACGATATTATAATTCGGATGAATATTTGTTTGGCGGAGCAGTGGATTTGGAACCAGTTAAGACGCAAAACGACCGTGTTGAAGAAATCCAACCCCCAAAGGATGCGGCTATACGGATAGAATCTGTTGCTAGTCATTTAAAAGGAATTTCGTTAGAAATGTCATACGAAGAAATGGCGAATGTTTTGGCAGCGCTTCAGACTATTGAAAGCAGTAAAAAAGTAAGTATGTGA
- the LOC109399741 gene encoding DNA topoisomerase 1-like codes for MDSGSSHRARRSRTAEVCRLCLKKRYLVDIDCNQYLCMQLKECFPHLSPDDSELPRFVCGECYQLVEITYQFIIRARRTEVLLRSYVHMGGDFPNEGTLEAEYRRRPKRSASPEKDSQEENPASKKRRSSEESSKKRRSSEESSNSKKDNERNSSKHIEEEGKDSSKHRDDSKRESTKHKEKDSSRHKQTSNRSSSSSKRKEKEGYTNKNTMLPTKAMTEAELKRYHNSDEYLFGGAVDLEPVKTQNDRVEEIQPPKYAAIRMESVASNLKGISLKMSYEEMANVLTALQTIQNGQTVSI; via the coding sequence ATGGATTCTGGAAGTTCGCATCGTGCTCGCAGATCTCGGACAGCGGAAGTATGCCGTTTGTGCCTTAAAAAGCGATACCTCGTCGACATCGATTGCAATCAATACCTTTGTATGCAGCTAAAGGAGTGTTTTCCACATCTATCGCCGGACGATAGTGAACTTCCGAGGTTTGTGTGTGGCGAATGTTATCAACTGGTGGAGATAACGTACCAATTCATCATCAGGGCCCGTCGCACAGAAGTTCTTCTACGATCATATGTACACATGGGAGGAGATTTCCCCAACGAAGGGACACTGGAAGCAGAATATCGTCGGCGTCCGAAACGATCAGCATCACCGGAGAAGGATAGCCAGGAGGAGAATCCAGCATCGAAGAAGAGGCGATCATCCGAAGAGTCATCGAAAAAGAGGCGATCATCCGAAGAGTCATCGAACAGTAAGAAAGACAACGAGCGGAATTCATCGAAGCACATTGAGGAAGAAGGAAAGGATTCATCGAAGCACAGGGATGATAGTAAGCGAGAATCGACGAAACACAAGGAGAAGGATTCATCAAGACACAAACAAACATCAAATCGCTCATCATCGTCTTCAAAGCGTAAAGAGAAGGAGGGCTACACCAATAAGAACACCATGCTACCTACTAAAGCAATGACGGAGGCTGAATTGAAACGATATCATAATTCGGATGAATATTTGTTTGGTGGAGCAGTGGATTTGGAACCAGTTAAGACGCAAAACGACCGTGTTGAAGAAATCCAACCCCCAAAGTATGCGGCTATACGGATGGAATCTGTTGCTAGTAATTTGAaaggaatttcattgaaaatgtcATACGAAGAAATGGCGAATGTTCTGACAGCTCTTCAGACTATTCAAAATGGTCAGACGGTAAGTATCTGA